From a single Theropithecus gelada isolate Dixy unplaced genomic scaffold, Tgel_1.0 HiC_scaffold_15884, whole genome shotgun sequence genomic region:
- the LOC112617177 gene encoding transmembrane protein 185B isoform X2 produces MNPRGLFQDFNPRTEGEACVEFKAMLIAVGIHLLLLMFEVLVCDRVERGTHFWLLVFMPLFFVSPVSVAACVWGFRHDRSLELEILCSVNILQFIFIALKLDRIIHWPWLVVFVPLWILMSFLCLVVLYYIVWSLLFLRSLDVVAEQRRTHVTMAISWITIVVPLLTFEVLLVHRLDGHNTFSYISIFVPLWLSLLTLMATTFRRKGGNHWWFGIRRDFCQFLLEIFPFLREYGNISYDLHHEDSEDAEETSVPEAPKIAPIFGKKARVVITQSPGKYVPPPPKLNIDMPD; encoded by the exons ATGAACCCCAGGGGCCTGTTCCAGGACTTCAaccc CCGTACCGAGGGAGAGGCCTGCGTGGAGTTCAAAGCCATGCTGATCGCTGTGGGCATCCACCTGCTGCTGCTCATGTTCGAAGTCCTGGTCTGTGACAGGGTGGAGAGGGGCACCCACTTCTGGCTGCTGGTCTTCATGCCTCTCTTCTTCGTGTCCCCCGTGTCTGTGGCTGCCTGCGTCTGGGGCTTTCGACACGATAGATCGCTGGAGCTGGAGATCCTGTGCTCGGTCAACATCCTGCAGTTCATCTTCATCGCCCTAAAGCTGGACAGGATTATTCACTGGCCGTGGCTGGTGGTGTTTGTGCCCCTGTGGATCCTCATGTCGTTCCTTTGCTTGGTCGTCCTCTATTACATCGTCTGGTCCCTCCTGTTCCTGCGGTCCCTGGATGTGGTTGCCGAGCAACGAAGAACGCATGTGACCATGGCCATCAGCTGGATAACGATTGTCGTGCCCCTGCTCACTTTTGAGGTCCTGCTGGTGCACAGATTGGATGGGCACAATACATTCTCCTACATCTCCATATTTGTACCCCTTTGGCTTTCCTTACTAACTTTAATGGCCACAACATTTAGGCGAAAGGGGGGCAATCATTGGTGGTTTGGCATTCGCAGAGACTTCTGTCAGTTTCTGCTtgaaattttcccatttttaagagAATATGGGAACATTTCATATGATCTCCATCACGAAGATAGTGAAGATGCTGAAGAAACATCAGTTCCAGAAGCTCCGAAAATTGCTCCAATATTTGGAAAGAAGGCCAGAGTAGTTATAACCCAGAGCCCTGGGAAGTACGTTCCCCCGCCTCCCAAGTTAAATATTGATATGCCAGATTAA
- the LOC112617177 gene encoding transmembrane protein 185B isoform X1, translating to MNPRGLFQDFNPSKFLIYTCLLLFSVLLPLRLDGIIQWSYWAVFAPIWLWKLLVVAGASVGAGVWARNPRYRTEGEACVEFKAMLIAVGIHLLLLMFEVLVCDRVERGTHFWLLVFMPLFFVSPVSVAACVWGFRHDRSLELEILCSVNILQFIFIALKLDRIIHWPWLVVFVPLWILMSFLCLVVLYYIVWSLLFLRSLDVVAEQRRTHVTMAISWITIVVPLLTFEVLLVHRLDGHNTFSYISIFVPLWLSLLTLMATTFRRKGGNHWWFGIRRDFCQFLLEIFPFLREYGNISYDLHHEDSEDAEETSVPEAPKIAPIFGKKARVVITQSPGKYVPPPPKLNIDMPD from the coding sequence ATGAACCCCAGGGGCCTGTTCCAGGACTTCAaccccagtaagttcctcatctatACCTGCCTGCTGCTCTTCTCGGTGCTGCTGCCCCTCCGCCTGGACGGCATCATCCAGTGGAGCTACTGGGCCGTCTTTGCCCCCATATGGTTGTGGAAGCTTCTAGTCGTCGCAGGCGCCTCGGTGGGCGCGGGCGTTTGGGCCCGCAACCCTCGCTACCGTACCGAGGGAGAGGCCTGCGTGGAGTTCAAAGCCATGCTGATCGCTGTGGGCATCCACCTGCTGCTGCTCATGTTCGAAGTCCTGGTCTGTGACAGGGTGGAGAGGGGCACCCACTTCTGGCTGCTGGTCTTCATGCCTCTCTTCTTCGTGTCCCCCGTGTCTGTGGCTGCCTGCGTCTGGGGCTTTCGACACGATAGATCGCTGGAGCTGGAGATCCTGTGCTCGGTCAACATCCTGCAGTTCATCTTCATCGCCCTAAAGCTGGACAGGATTATTCACTGGCCGTGGCTGGTGGTGTTTGTGCCCCTGTGGATCCTCATGTCGTTCCTTTGCTTGGTCGTCCTCTATTACATCGTCTGGTCCCTCCTGTTCCTGCGGTCCCTGGATGTGGTTGCCGAGCAACGAAGAACGCATGTGACCATGGCCATCAGCTGGATAACGATTGTCGTGCCCCTGCTCACTTTTGAGGTCCTGCTGGTGCACAGATTGGATGGGCACAATACATTCTCCTACATCTCCATATTTGTACCCCTTTGGCTTTCCTTACTAACTTTAATGGCCACAACATTTAGGCGAAAGGGGGGCAATCATTGGTGGTTTGGCATTCGCAGAGACTTCTGTCAGTTTCTGCTtgaaattttcccatttttaagagAATATGGGAACATTTCATATGATCTCCATCACGAAGATAGTGAAGATGCTGAAGAAACATCAGTTCCAGAAGCTCCGAAAATTGCTCCAATATTTGGAAAGAAGGCCAGAGTAGTTATAACCCAGAGCCCTGGGAAGTACGTTCCCCCGCCTCCCAAGTTAAATATTGATATGCCAGATTAA